The Clostridia bacterium genomic sequence AGCCGGGAACGGACTGGCGGCTCTTGAAGAAGTACGGAAGCTGAAACCGGATGTGGTTTTGATGGATATCAATATGCCTGTCATGGACGGGATGACCGCTTGCCAAAAGATTGCCGCCCTGTATCCATTCGCCCGGGTGATTATGATGACGGTGCAGGGAGGCCGGGAGTATATCCGGAAGGCCTACCAAATGGGCGCTAAAGGCTATATCGTCAAACCTTTCTCCAGTGAAGAATTGATCAACGTCATTAAATCCACCTACCT encodes the following:
- a CDS encoding response regulator, whose protein sequence is MLIKVLIVDDIAETRNNVRLLLSFDEEIVVVGEAGNGLAALEEVRKLKPDVVLMDINMPVMDGMTACQKIAALYPFARVIMMTVQGGREYIRKAYQMGAKGYIVKPFSSEELINVIKSTYLAYEEKLAVPLP